In Cryptomeria japonica chromosome 5, Sugi_1.0, whole genome shotgun sequence, the genomic window ATGAGTGCATTTTTGTCTACCGATTTATTGGATTCGTATACACTTATTTCTTCAATTCTTGGGAGCCCACTCGAGGATGTACCAACATAGGTGAGACAACATGTAGAGGGAGGTGGATCTACGAGCCATTGTGGTAGAGCATCTCAGGATGAcatggggagagaggagagaattCTAGTGCATCCTACAAACCCTCCACTATATACATTAGTTGATTCGACACCTCCTCCTCAACCTACACCAGCCAATCCAGCTCATGGTCATTGTACCAATCTACTCATTCATGGTTTAGAGGATGCATCATTGGGGTTTTAGCAAGATCGGGAGAGCCTTCGAGTCTCATGAGGTAAACATTGTTTTTTCAGTAAGGTCTATCACTCAAATTTGATTATATTTTCATGTCCTTAGCACTAGAGGTCTATCACTCAAATTTGATTATATTTTCATGTCCTTAGCACTAGAGGTCTATCActcaaacttgattatattttCATGTCCTTAGCACTAGATTGGGAATAGTTTGTTTTAAATATCTACCAACATAATCAAGGTTGGTCCACAAAGGTACTATAGAAGAAACTTTTTATCAGAGTCCAATGCCAtatcatttgaattttttattttttattttttaaattatgttaagTCATTCACTTTTATGTTAATTAAAGGCAATGGTTTATGTAACTATTTATAAAATTAAAGATAATTAGGAGGACATGATGGTGTGATTGCTAgtgaaattatattaaatttagagAATAGGTAGATCATTAtctttcaattattaaaattttaaaaaaaaaggcaTTTCATTGGAATACGTTAAGAGGTACATTATgtcatttaattatatttattttagatCAAATATGTGCCATTGACATAGAATTAGTATTTTAGGGAAGAGAAAAAATTCAATGTGATCATGGATTCATATTCAGATTTCTTAAAAGAACAATTGAAAGAGAGATAGACAATGCTCATAATTGAACAAGTTATATATTCAACATCCAAAGAAAGGGTACAAGTAGCGCTTTATATTTCAGAGATGCCATGACACCCTTATAATACTACCAAAATCTGATACATAAATCTCTCACATAGTACGATTCTTATATTCTCATATATTCTAAGCGCTGCCAATGTCAATGCTTTTAACGTCGCCGCCATTAGTAGCATCAGGGTGTGTTTTGGGAGCTTTCACAGTCAGAACCCCGTTCTCCAGCTTTGCAGAAATGCCGTCCACATTCACATTTTCAGGCAGACGGAATTGCCTCATAAACCGCCCGCTCGACCGCTCAACACGATGCCACTGATCCATCCTTTCCTCCTGTTCTTTGTGCCTCTCACCGCTTATTCGCAGAGTATTCTTCTCCACTAAATCGATTTTCAGATCCTCTTTCCTCAGTCCTGCAatcacaaaaaataattaaaatctttAAGACACCGCTGTAAATGAAATTATAAACCCTGGAGAGAGGGGCAAAGGGATTAATAATTACCAGGAAAATCGGCGGTGAAGACATGAGCTTCAGGGGTTTCCTTCCAGTCAACCCTAGTGTTGGCCATGACCATGGCATCCCTTGAAAATGAAGAGGGCACTGTGGGCACACTGAAATCCATGCAGTCCCACACGCGAGAAATTGGAAGCCATGGATCGAACAGGCTGTTCTCCCATGGATCCCATGCGCTCATGCCCCTTCCAAAAAATGGAGTCAAAGCCATACTTTTCGCAATTGAAGATGCAATGAAATCGAAAAATACAGAGGTTGCAGATGAATAGAATGCTGCTGATTATCTTGATGATGATCCATGAGAAAGATTGGTTTCAATTTATACATGAGGTGAGAGGATTTGAGGCGAAGATTTAAGACTGCTCTGAACTGTTCTCGATAGTTCTAGCAAGTTACAGAGGGAATAAGTTCGTTACGGTGCCTCCCAAGAGAGGATTTTATGTTATCTCGAAAATGCGTTCCTAAATTGTGGGTTACCTTAAAAAAAACTATATCTTTGGGTCGAAAATAGAAAATAGGGAAAATTGGAAAACTAGCAAATTTGGAGAACTTATTTTTATAAGGAAACagaaaactataaaaaataaaaataaaagtcttgaaaatagaaaaatgggGAAAGTTGGAAAATTAACAGATAtgcaaaaaatatttatataaaaaaatatacaaataaaaaattaatctttttaagaATTATAAGAAATATATATAACTTGTGTAATGTTAACTCACCTTTTTCGTACTTTACCTCTCCATACGTATACATATTCTTACACTCTTATTCCCTACCTTATTCTCATGTGTGTGTCACATCTATGCATTCTTCATAGATGTACATTTATATCATTCGCCTATGCACTTCATTTATTAGCCACCTAGATCTAATTGTTCATCTACCTTGAGATATTTTCATGGTCATAGGGTTAACTCCCTAAAGAGACACAAAATTTTATTATCTCTttccaatttaattttaaaaaaaaatattcttgatttgcCCTATTCATCTTCCTACCCCAAGCCAACAAAACACACATCTTGTGAAAATTGGTGTCATGCGCTAGAATTCaaagacattcaatacatttatTCCACTTATCCAAACATCATTTAAAATATTCTCATCCCAAAGTAGTAAATAAGTAATCAATAGTGACACACTTAGATTTGGTACATTGAAAAGAGTAATGAATTTGGATACATCATCCTAGAATGTTTGATTCGTGTCTTCTAACTTTGTACACATTTCTAGCGATTGACCTCAAAAAACTTACCTCCTTGCAATACAATGAAATTCCTTTCTAGTTAATCTTAAATAATATCAATCTTGTAAATATTGAAAAAGGGCAAAGAACATAGAGGCACAccaagtaaataaaatattaccaTTTCACTATGTGTAAGAACAAATCTCAACTTAGACCTAACCTATCTATCGCCATTATCTTGTCTTGAACTATCGAACTTGCCCTTTGACATAGTACAAGTCCTATATAGAATccaaagtgaataccaatatcATCCAATTTTAGACTCAAAAGCTCATTTAGAATTTTGTGACATTCTAGATTTGCACATACTCTTTGTTCATAGAGCTAAATACTATCCTAAATTTCTTAACGTGGAAAATACTGTTAAGGCACAAATTTGCACCCTACTAAACTATAAGTTTAGCAATCTGgcctaacatgggattcacttctgcatgtgggCAATGCGCAACTTGAAATGAAACCTCCGATTCCTAGGCCGGTTCCTATTGGATAATCACCTGATACTCTCTAATATTGGACTAACTTTGCAGGGTAAAGGATAAGAAATTACAGAAATGGTACTTAAAACTGAACTAAAATTAACTAGAACCTGATGATACACCAAAATGTGAGAGACAAATAAAAAAAAACTGATCTCAGTCTACAATATTCTACTTTAATTGATAAACACTTATTTCCTATTATAAGTTTGCATAAGTATTTCATAATAAGGTCTTGAGACGAACCAATGAGGAAATAATAATGTTTCACTCAAAAATTTTGAACTTTAAAACACATACTATGACCTGCAAACATACATACGTTCCTATATTAAGGTACTGACTGAGACAAGTAAACAAGGAGTAATATAACTCACAAATTTAGCTTCATCAATCATGCTTGTACACAAAAAATTGGAAGGATAACAAGGTTTGATTCCATAGAAAATCGCTCCAAAAGATGTTGTTTCATATATTATATCTCCAAATCTGAGTTACAGAATCTGTGCAAAAGAAATGCTAAGGACAAGAAAACTGTCTCTGAAAACACTATTCTTGCATAAATCTGAACTAACTACAAATGAAGTGTCTTCAGGCATTAAGTACAAAAACCCCAACTGATTGGGTCGGATGCAAGAAAAGTGCCTCAAAAAGAGGAGTCTAGAAGACACCAAAGAGGGCTACAAACATGGAAAAGTCTTCCTTAATAAATAACCAACCCAAAAGATCACTAGAAACAGCCTCAAAACgcttaaccaagtaataaaagctcCCCAAAATGGTGGAAAAGTCCAACTTCGACCCTTTACCTAAAAGTGCTCCAACCTCCCTAGATTCACTCCATTTGGTTTCAAACAACCTCATGTTCCTATAAAAATGTTCTTGTCTCCAAAATTATCTCAACTCCTTTTGAATATTTCCCAAGTGGTTATGCATGATCCTATATGCTCTCCTTATGTCTCCAAACtgaaaagacttcttcaatgagagccttatctctcctgaattaactcctccttcaaaactaagtcaaaagacttagtctccttcTTGCATATGGATACACCTTTTACATTTCGAATAATAATATTCAATTACAATTTATAATTGCATTGTAATTAAATACCTTTTACAAAGAAATACCAGCTTTTAACCAAGaaggaaaacaaaaatataatagaaataaaaCATATTTGACATATTGATAAACATCTATTTTATCGAATATGTTTGATTTTTATTATATTGCATATTTCATAAGCCCAGCGGACTTGAGGGAGAATATAATAAATGACAAAGGGGTTTTTGTTACCCTAAAAGTTTGCACTCCATCATATTCTTCTCATTTTGCAAAATGCGAATAACAAAGAAGGTTCTCGAGGGTTTGGTGCCGCCATTGATATTCTGATTTTTTCACGAGGGTTTGGTGCCGCCATTGACGAAGGGTGCTGGGCTTTCTAAGTCTTCTCTCTAAATGCAAATCGTGTTCTCTACAGGTATGAAAATGACTCCTTCTTGCTTTATTTTTATTACTGATTTTTGCAAACTCTTCATCTTTTGTCTTTTGCAACAAATGCATCCCAATCTTCTTGTTTCACATATGATGGTTTCTTAGGTTCTACACCCCTCTCAATCTCTTTCTTAATTTGCAACATTAGCTTGTATTTGTGTTGTCGGTAAcaggatgaattttttttttttccctagTATACTTCTTGTTAAGGTCAAAATTAAACCTCTCTGTTAAAACATTTAATACTGCTTTGTAGTCTTCAACTGGAACATCTCCAATCTGATTTCAGTCAGCCCTTAGAGAAAAAAAAGGGCTTGAAACTTCAATTCAGAAATCACCTGAAACCCTAATTTAAGAAAGTAAAACCCTATCTAAAACCACCCTTTACAAGACTCCCACTGGCAAGGAACTTGGCAACAGGAGGCGTGAGAGCAATGGTTATGGGCACGCGCACAGGAAAAAGCACCTTATTACATAGAAGTGCAAGCATCAATGCTCCCCCGCCCGATACTAGCACATCAGAACCCCGCTTTCTCATCTCTTCTGTCCCATCTCTAGTTCCACTCAATATTTCTTCATCCCCAGGCAACCGATTTGCAACTTCATTTTCTTTCGCTGTCTCCTCCTTGGAATGACTATGAAGACCTATTTTGCCAATCATAGATTCCACATCTACATTGTTTTTAATGGCAACATAAAGGCCCGCTATAGACATGGCAGACATAGATAAATGAACTCCTAAACCGACTTTACCGTATTTGACAAACAGCTCTTTCAGTCTACCCTAAAACGCCATTGGAGAAATAAGACTAATGAGTATCAGAGAACATCAAATGTGGTACCAACGAGCTTATCTCGATGAGCACAATACGATATTGAAGGCGTTTCTGTCCCTTAGACAGACGAAATAGCCATTAATTCGACTTCTTTCGCAACCCCGTTCGCCTTTTTTTTTCATCTCCATCTTCTGAACCCCATTTTCCAGAACTCTTTTTGACAGCATCTCGCAATCCTGTAACAATACCCAACTTGTAATTGTGTCTGGCAATCCTCGTATATGAGCTTTGAGTGGAGAGTTCTTTATTCTCTTTGTCAGCTGCGGTTTTGGAAGGATTATAATTTGCAGACATTATTGTAATTCTATTGAATGTTGCTGCAAATGCAAAGCCAGAGCAATCTGCATTTTGTTTGATACCATAGAAGATAACCTGAAGAGGTCGATCCCTTCTGGTGTATTTTCTAGTGAAATATTGTGTCAAAATTGTCTGCAATAACATGGGCAAGCTCAACTACCCACTGTTCAATCCTTCCAATTCTATCAATCTTTCCTTTGGATCTCAGCTCAACCATGCGCATACCCCCAGCAAGTGCTTCTGAATCTTTGAGTGCCCCATTCATCACCTCTGCCTGTTAGATATGAATTATGTCCCGTGTATATGAAGTAATGAGACAATGTTGTTGTCATATCAAGGTGAACCCTTGTTCTAAAACTCCCAAAACAGCTGAAGAGTGTTGGTTTCTGTGCAGTGCTTTTGGTTTCCAACCACCTCCACCCTCCTTTTCAGTCCACATTATCACAGCATGATCACTACCCCCAGTATCAAAGCACAAATCTTCCCAGGACTTAAATGATATACTATTCATAATACCTTTTATGTGGGGCTTCTTTTCCAAGAAGGTTACCTTTTCCTTAGAAACATTCAGATTTATAATTGATACTTGGTTGTCTCCACCATCTGCATTGTTTTTAAGAACAAGCTATCTCCATATGGATGCCAGGTCATGTCTTCAGGCCATCTTCTTTGTACAGGACATTGGAAAATCTACCTTTGACTTAGGATTTTTAGACTGAAATTGACTGCGACTGGGAGTGACATTTTTTCACTAGATATTGGTATTGTCTTGAGTCAGAGTCACATCTAAAAATCTTTCATAGTTACCAAGATCCAAGTCAACCCTTAGTAAGAGAGGAACATGCCAAATGTTGGAAACGAAACATCGTAGATGTTGAGAATATACCCAGCTGGAACATGACAAAACTGTAATAGCTTGTCCTTAACATTCTCTTTCAAAGCCTGAGCACTGCAGCATGCTAGAAGATGAGGTGTCAAACCCAATCCTCGAAGTTCCCGAACACTATGTTGTGTTGGCTTTGTTTTCTGCTCACCAATGTCATTTTATCCACATTCTTTCCTTGAGAGAATTGTACTTTTTGATGAGATTGTGTTTTATCCTTATTAAATTTCTGACTTTGGCACATGCTGGGATTGATCTTATGTAGAAATGAAGTTCGAGCACGGGCTCGTGACACTCATTTCATTACCAGTTGATTCTGATTTCATTGAAGTTCACTGTTTGAACATGCATTAAAAAACTCAGATACTCTGTTTCTTTACCAACCTGTTGCATTGAATTGTTTATCTTCACGATGTGGTATTGACCCTTTTAAATACTGTAAGGTTTCACattgaaataatatgtcccttaaaacagtttattcattaatattttctttttatgcatatcatgaatagtaaagtaaaaggtttcatatttaaaacaaacatgtccctttgatacttcagttattttcttcatcattccactttgatattctgagattagttactctaaaaggtatgtcgggctcataccccaagggagcctcggtcaggggcacatgccaattagagtaactaattatctgcacatgaaacaaacacatcAGCATAAACATTTCTTTCTCCTGAAACAGTGATTTGTGTCTTTATCTTTCCCGCCCTTTCAAAACAGAAATATGATAGGCTATGATAAATGATACGTTGTAGgataatctttcattgcttagatctATTGGATCTAACACCTCTTCTCTTTTGTGCAGGAAAGTAGGGGTTTTTCAAAGTCTGAAGATTGAGAAAACAGTCATAAGGGCAACGGGGTAGCCAataaccagtcaaagcaacccaaggcaatgactggttatcctcacactcactatttgattctatccttttctgttttggatatgtaggaaagatagaaatgctaagctcacggcttgtgtgaggttttaagaaattaaatgtatataaatatgcttcagatgcatgaactcaatttgtaatctatcattgttcaatacaaatgaaaaatacccctttttttctttttaaacactGCAATGTACCTTTTGTAAATGCAATCATTTGATAAATATGCATCCTTTGGCTAAAATTACATGGGTAATGAAATTTTAGATAACAATTTGGCGACTTCTACTATATGTATGCCTGCTATACAGGACCCAGTAGCCTTAGAAATCCATTGGGCAGTGAGTCTTTTAGGAACAACTCTGGACTAAGGTAAATAGCTGAGATAAAATAGTGTAAGATAGAATTCTGAGTGCAGATTTATGGCTCTGGATAGCTTGGCTCCCCTATCCTGAGGGATAGGCGTATATTCAGAATCTTATATTGGACTATTTTGTCTCAGTTATCTATCAGATTTGAATATTTATAACAGCAACTTGTGTTCAAAACACTTATTGAAAACAGGGAAACTAAAAGTTAGCTAGACATTAAAGATACTAATAATAGGCAAGGTAGTATGAAGTAAGAGGGCTGGGTAATGAGGTTTTTCATTATGTATGCATGTTGAGTATACTCCAGCATATGGAATGCAGGATTTGATTACACAACCCTCTTAGTTGGTATGAGCTTACTATTATTAGTATTCCTACTGCCTAGTCAACTGCAAACTGTGCAACAGCACTTAGGAACACCAAAACTGAAAGTAAATAGTGCAGCAGCACTTTATTCCACCACTAATCTATTACTCATAAAATAGGATAGAcctcaaaacaaggtttgaggtAAATACTGTTTACCGGTAATGGCAAATTTTCCCCTTCCAGCGTGGCCAGCTGAAAAGCATTGTGTTCCTTGCATTCTATTATGACAAACGGACCTCCccaaaatgaatcaaacttggtGTGCTTGCCTGGTCTGCTCTTGAGCTCATCCCACTTGAGTACAATATCTCCCACATTGAATTCCCTGGCTCTAGCTTTCCTATCAAAACTCTTCTTCACCTGCAACTGTTGAAACTCCATTGTTTATCCCGCTTTTCTCCTACTTTCCTCCAATTCCATTAACTGTGCATAACGCACTTGCATAGGATCTTCTTCCTCAAATAGCACCATTTGAGCGGCCATATCTAGTGCTGGCAATTCTGTTTCTATTGATAACCTTGCTTCCTTCCCATAAACCAACCGATAAGGTGAGTT contains:
- the LOC131040736 gene encoding 17.6 kDa class I heat shock protein-like; protein product: MALTPFFGRGMSAWDPWENSLFDPWLPISRVWDCMDFSVPTVPSSFSRDAMVMANTRVDWKETPEAHVFTADFPGLRKEDLKIDLVEKNTLRISGERHKEQEERMDQWHRVERSSGRFMRQFRLPENVNVDGISAKLENGVLTVKAPKTHPDATNGGDVKSIDIGSA
- the LOC131875650 gene encoding uncharacterized protein LOC131875650; this translates as MSAMSIAGLYVAIKNNVDVESMIGKIGLHSHSKEETAKENEVANRLPGDEEILSGTRDGTEEMRKRGSDVLVSGGGALMLALLCNKVLFPVRVPITIALTPPVAKFLASGSLVKGGFR